One stretch of uncultured Desulfovibrio sp. DNA includes these proteins:
- a CDS encoding glycosyltransferase produces MSTKPSSKLTPQLPLDVEIYPKAKSDRRLAPDIPGRGGSRRGAHQRYEAQLQVSVYDASEESAPVRCLSEDLSSSGMLLHWTEDAPLPAEGQKFVLRFTMPPGTLPEGYESRVRIPADVVRIVEGEDGEKKVAVNFVRNLDNYLRLKKWLRLIATSVVLLAISVYAVAYMRQESLFYFMFDVPVFTYGIVASVFLVSRFVFSFFYRNVPVDPDFTPGVTIVIPCFNEEEWIEKTIQCAINQDYPQEKLEVILVDDGSTDKSMERVRRIEKQIRKEITGDRFVVIEQPYNMGKRHALAAGAQHAKFELLVFVDSDSFLEPDAVREVVQPFRDPKMGAVSGRTEVQNKWTNALTKMQAVRYYVAFRFIKAAESVFDGVTCLSGPLACYRKDLVLHYLDEWLNQKFFGYPATFGDDRSLTNYILAHHRTGYQDAAVCSTIVPSSMRTFIRQQMRWKRSWLRETLRASSFMWRKEPFMALSFYIGFLLPVLAPLVVVRTMVVIPIELGLFPYKYLAGILVTSMLMSASYLLFKRSNLWPYGIVFCVFYLAVLLWQLPVAVLTFWKSEWGTRNTSADVAAQEKLRYEQKMFVMPSESAVAAGAGQPADHGKHGEG; encoded by the coding sequence TTGTCCACCAAACCTTCTTCCAAGCTCACTCCCCAGTTGCCCTTGGACGTTGAAATTTACCCCAAGGCCAAGAGTGATCGCCGTCTCGCCCCTGACATTCCCGGTCGGGGCGGGTCGAGGCGTGGTGCTCACCAGCGCTATGAAGCCCAGCTTCAGGTGTCGGTATATGATGCTTCGGAAGAATCCGCCCCGGTGCGCTGCCTGAGCGAAGACCTTTCGTCATCGGGCATGCTGCTGCATTGGACTGAGGATGCACCGCTTCCCGCCGAGGGGCAAAAGTTTGTGCTGCGCTTTACCATGCCGCCGGGCACCCTGCCGGAAGGGTATGAATCGCGTGTGCGCATCCCCGCAGACGTTGTGCGTATTGTGGAAGGCGAGGATGGTGAAAAAAAGGTTGCCGTCAATTTTGTGCGCAATCTGGATAACTATCTGCGCCTGAAAAAGTGGCTGCGCCTGATTGCTACTTCTGTGGTTCTGCTTGCCATTTCTGTATATGCCGTTGCCTACATGCGGCAGGAAAGCCTTTTTTACTTCATGTTTGACGTGCCCGTATTTACCTACGGGATTGTTGCGTCCGTTTTTCTGGTAAGCCGGTTTGTCTTTTCCTTTTTTTACCGCAACGTTCCTGTTGATCCTGACTTTACGCCCGGGGTCACTATTGTCATTCCCTGCTTTAACGAAGAAGAATGGATTGAAAAAACCATCCAGTGCGCCATCAATCAGGATTACCCTCAGGAAAAACTCGAAGTTATCCTTGTGGACGATGGCAGCACGGATAAATCCATGGAGCGTGTGCGGCGCATCGAAAAGCAGATTCGCAAGGAAATAACCGGCGACCGCTTTGTGGTTATTGAGCAGCCCTACAATATGGGCAAGCGCCACGCACTTGCGGCTGGGGCCCAACACGCCAAGTTTGAGTTGCTGGTCTTTGTGGATTCGGACAGTTTTCTGGAGCCGGACGCCGTGCGGGAAGTGGTGCAGCCCTTCCGCGACCCCAAGATGGGGGCTGTCTCTGGCAGAACAGAAGTGCAGAACAAATGGACAAATGCCCTCACCAAGATGCAGGCCGTGCGCTACTATGTGGCCTTTCGGTTCATCAAGGCGGCGGAATCCGTTTTTGACGGCGTGACCTGTCTTTCCGGCCCCCTTGCCTGCTACCGAAAGGATCTTGTGCTGCACTACCTCGATGAATGGCTCAACCAGAAATTCTTTGGCTATCCGGCCACGTTTGGCGACGACAGAAGTCTGACAAACTACATCCTTGCCCACCACCGCACTGGTTATCAGGATGCGGCGGTGTGTTCCACCATTGTGCCCTCAAGCATGCGTACCTTTATCCGGCAGCAAATGCGCTGGAAGCGTTCATGGCTGCGTGAAACTCTGCGCGCCAGTTCCTTTATGTGGAGAAAAGAGCCTTTCATGGCGCTTTCGTTCTATATCGGTTTTTTGCTGCCTGTGCTGGCCCCGCTGGTGGTAGTGCGCACCATGGTCGTCATTCCAATTGAGCTTGGCCTGTTTCCCTACAAATACCTTGCGGGCATTCTTGTCACCAGCATGCTCATGAGCGCCTCCTATCTGCTGTTCAAACGTAGCAATTTGTGGCCCTACGGCATTGTTTTTTGCGTGTTTTATCTGGCGGTGCTGCTGTGGCAGCTTCCTGTGGCAGTGCTTACGTTCTGGAAGTCGGAATGGGGCACACGCAATACCTCCGCCGACGTGGCCGCGCAGGAAAAGCTGCGCTACGAGCAGAAAATGTTCGTCATGCCCTCTGAAAGCGCCGTTGCAGCAGGAGCGGGGCAGCCAGCCGATCACGGCAAGCACGGTGAGGGTTAG